Proteins encoded in a region of the Euzebya tangerina genome:
- the hisA gene encoding 1-(5-phosphoribosyl)-5-[(5-phosphoribosylamino)methylideneamino]imidazole-4-carboxamide isomerase has product MPLTLFPAVDIKHGRAVRLTQGKADAETVYDVDPVAAAQRFADEGTEWLHVVDLDAAFTGEPKNRHLIADIVQATGVKVQASGGIRTLEDLNASIGYGAQRVVIGTMALEDPSFVEAALDAHGERVAIGLDAEGHTLKARGWTSESGDLFEALATFTEMGVARFVFTDIRRDGMLSGPNVERLCEVADATTAQVTASGGVSSLADLETLARCHERVDAAIVGKALYAEAFTLTEALELVANR; this is encoded by the coding sequence ATGCCCCTCACCCTCTTCCCAGCCGTCGACATCAAGCACGGCCGCGCCGTCCGACTGACCCAGGGCAAGGCCGATGCCGAGACCGTCTACGACGTCGACCCGGTCGCAGCCGCGCAGCGCTTCGCCGACGAGGGGACCGAGTGGCTGCACGTCGTCGACCTCGATGCCGCCTTCACCGGCGAGCCGAAGAACCGCCACCTGATCGCCGACATCGTCCAGGCGACCGGTGTCAAGGTGCAGGCCAGCGGGGGTATCCGGACCCTCGAGGACCTGAACGCCTCGATCGGGTACGGCGCCCAGCGGGTGGTGATCGGCACCATGGCGCTGGAGGACCCCTCCTTCGTCGAGGCCGCCCTCGACGCCCACGGGGAGAGGGTCGCGATCGGCCTGGACGCGGAAGGGCACACGCTGAAGGCGCGAGGCTGGACCTCGGAGTCCGGTGACCTGTTCGAGGCGTTGGCGACCTTCACCGAGATGGGTGTGGCCCGGTTCGTCTTCACCGACATCCGGCGTGACGGGATGCTGAGCGGCCCGAACGTCGAGCGACTCTGCGAGGTGGCCGACGCCACCACGGCGCAGGTGACGGCCAGCGGTGGGGTCTCCTCCCTGGCCGATCTGGAGACCCTTGCGCGCTGCCACGAGCGGGTTGATGCCGCCATCGTGGGCAAGGCGCTCTACGCCGAGGCCTTCACCCTGACGGAGGCTCTGGAGTTGGTGGCCAACCGGTGA
- the hisF gene encoding imidazole glycerol phosphate synthase subunit HisF: MAVRVIPCLDVDAGRVVKGVQFTGLRDAGDPVELARLYDAEGADELVFLDITASSDDRDTIYDVVRITAEQVFIPLTVGGGVRSVEDARKLLRAGADKTSVNSAALADPTVLSRIADAFGSQCVVSAVDAKRRDPDDPSQGWEVYTHGGRRPTGVDAIEWIAECERRGAGEILLTSMDRDGAKIGFDTELLARVDDAVTVPVIASGGAGSTDHMIEGVTHGRASAVLAASIFHFGEISIGQVKQGMAAAGLPVRMT; the protein is encoded by the coding sequence TTGGCAGTCCGCGTCATCCCCTGCCTCGACGTCGACGCCGGCCGGGTGGTCAAGGGCGTTCAGTTCACCGGTCTCAGGGACGCCGGTGACCCGGTCGAGCTCGCCCGCCTCTACGACGCCGAGGGTGCCGACGAGTTGGTCTTCCTCGACATCACCGCCTCCTCCGACGACCGGGACACGATCTACGACGTCGTCCGGATCACTGCCGAGCAGGTGTTCATCCCCTTGACCGTGGGCGGTGGAGTGCGATCGGTGGAGGATGCTCGCAAGCTCCTCCGGGCGGGGGCCGACAAGACGTCGGTCAACTCCGCCGCCCTGGCCGACCCCACCGTGCTCAGCCGGATCGCCGATGCCTTCGGCAGCCAGTGCGTGGTCAGCGCGGTCGACGCCAAGCGCCGTGACCCCGACGACCCGAGCCAGGGCTGGGAGGTCTACACCCACGGTGGCAGGCGACCGACCGGTGTGGACGCGATCGAGTGGATCGCCGAGTGCGAGCGCCGCGGAGCCGGCGAGATCCTGCTGACCTCGATGGACCGGGATGGCGCCAAGATCGGGTTCGACACCGAGCTGCTGGCCCGCGTCGACGACGCCGTCACCGTCCCGGTCATTGCCAGCGGCGGAGCGGGCTCAACCGACCACATGATCGAGGGGGTGACTCACGGACGGGCCTCCGCAGTGCTGGCCGCGTCGATCTTCCACTTCGGCGAGATCTCGATCGGCCAGGTCAAGCAGGGCATGGCCGCGGCCGGCCTGCCCGTCCGGATGACCTGA
- a CDS encoding nuclear transport factor 2 family protein, producing MDRRTVILGTATSVAGSATAALAWPPERRCDDPRERRNLRVMEEWVDNLVTGGDNSAFKSPDMTVTTPAALPYGGTIPDAEYGEALARYWGPPPTPPEGEPTLFADADRVFLQGTFAATGQPTGLAVEVPLVEVFTLARGLVTNDTLYFLDLDVILAALDA from the coding sequence ATGGACCGCCGCACCGTCATCCTCGGCACTGCCACAAGCGTGGCCGGATCAGCCACGGCAGCGCTGGCCTGGCCACCCGAGCGGCGCTGCGATGACCCTCGCGAACGGCGCAACCTCCGGGTCATGGAGGAGTGGGTGGACAACCTCGTGACCGGCGGTGACAACAGCGCCTTCAAGTCGCCCGACATGACCGTGACGACGCCAGCCGCGCTGCCGTACGGCGGGACGATCCCCGATGCCGAGTACGGTGAGGCGCTGGCCCGGTATTGGGGACCACCGCCCACGCCGCCGGAGGGCGAACCGACGCTCTTCGCCGACGCTGACCGCGTGTTCCTGCAGGGCACGTTCGCCGCCACCGGGCAGCCGACCGGTCTGGCCGTCGAGGTGCCGCTGGTGGAGGTCTTCACCCTGGCGCGCGGGCTGGTCACCAACGACACCCTGTACTTCCTCGACCTCGACGTGATCCTGGCTGCGCTCGACGCCTAG
- a CDS encoding alpha/beta hydrolase, whose translation MIAVRFTLVHSPLVGPGTWTPVAMTLRDEGHDVAVPSLVRLAAQGRWEAMADSAAARAAEGDGPHVLVGHSGAGPLLPQIVSRMRPGPDALILVDAVIPPASGTVDVVPPQFFDFVRSLVPAAQEGSSSAGDDVARLPVWAEWFGDDAMVGLVVDPEVRARLRQEMPQLPLSYFAQPIPIPAGWDGRSCGYLLLSDAYGANLDAAVSRGWTVAVEPGNHLDMVNRRASIAATLVEMAGALLG comes from the coding sequence ATGATCGCTGTGCGCTTCACGCTGGTCCACAGCCCGCTGGTCGGTCCGGGCACCTGGACGCCCGTCGCCATGACCCTACGAGATGAGGGTCACGACGTGGCCGTGCCGTCTCTGGTCCGGCTGGCGGCTCAGGGACGGTGGGAGGCCATGGCCGACTCCGCCGCCGCACGAGCAGCCGAGGGCGACGGACCGCACGTGCTCGTCGGTCACTCCGGCGCGGGGCCGCTGCTCCCCCAGATCGTCAGCAGGATGCGGCCCGGACCGGACGCGCTGATCCTGGTCGATGCCGTCATCCCGCCCGCCTCGGGAACCGTCGACGTGGTCCCGCCGCAGTTCTTCGACTTCGTCCGCTCCCTCGTTCCCGCAGCCCAGGAGGGGTCATCGTCCGCGGGCGACGACGTCGCGCGGCTGCCGGTGTGGGCGGAGTGGTTCGGGGATGACGCCATGGTCGGACTGGTCGTGGATCCGGAGGTCCGAGCCCGGCTGCGGCAGGAGATGCCACAGCTGCCGCTGAGCTACTTCGCCCAGCCGATACCGATCCCGGCCGGCTGGGATGGACGGTCGTGCGGCTACCTCCTGCTCAGCGACGCCTACGGCGCGAACCTGGACGCTGCGGTCTCGCGCGGCTGGACCGTGGCCGTCGAGCCGGGCAACCACCTCGACATGGTCAATCGGCGCGCGTCCATAGCGGCGACCCTCGTGGAGATGGCCGGCGCCCTGCTGGGCTGA